The following are encoded in a window of Pseudomonas graminis genomic DNA:
- a CDS encoding LysM peptidoglycan-binding domain-containing protein translates to MRKSLLALLLLAATGLVQAQVQLRDGHPQSYTVVAGDTLWDISGKFLNQPWKWPELWRANPQVHDPDLIYPGDTLNLIYVDGQPRIVVNRGASRGTIKLSPRVRSTPIAEAIPTIPLGAINAFLLNNRIIDNASQFEAAPHVVAGPGERVLSGAGDRIYARGQFEPSHVSYGIYRKGKTYVDPVSGVVLGINADDIGSGQIIASEGDVATLQLQRSTQEVRLGDRLFVSEERGINSTFVPSEPQQPINGNIIDVPRGVTQIGEFDVVTIDRGRLDGLAEGNVLAIYKTGETVRDRVNGDQVKIPDERSGLLMVFRTYERLSYGMVLHATRSLAVQDKVRNP, encoded by the coding sequence ATGAGGAAATCACTACTCGCCCTGCTGCTGTTGGCCGCGACAGGCCTTGTCCAGGCGCAAGTACAGCTCAGGGATGGCCATCCACAGAGTTACACCGTCGTCGCCGGTGACACACTTTGGGACATTTCCGGAAAATTTCTTAACCAGCCCTGGAAGTGGCCGGAGCTCTGGCGCGCCAATCCGCAGGTTCACGACCCTGATCTGATCTACCCCGGCGATACGCTCAACCTGATTTACGTCGATGGTCAGCCACGCATCGTGGTCAATCGCGGCGCGTCCCGGGGCACTATCAAACTGTCCCCGCGTGTGCGCAGTACGCCGATTGCAGAGGCGATTCCCACGATACCGTTGGGCGCAATCAATGCATTTCTGCTGAACAACCGAATCATTGATAACGCGAGCCAGTTTGAAGCCGCGCCTCATGTCGTGGCCGGCCCCGGCGAGCGGGTGCTCAGTGGCGCGGGTGATCGCATCTATGCGCGCGGGCAGTTCGAACCGAGCCATGTGTCCTACGGCATCTATCGCAAGGGCAAGACCTACGTCGACCCAGTGAGCGGCGTGGTGTTGGGTATCAATGCCGATGACATCGGCAGCGGCCAAATCATTGCCAGCGAAGGTGACGTGGCGACGCTGCAACTGCAGCGCTCGACGCAGGAAGTACGCCTCGGCGATCGTCTCTTCGTCAGCGAAGAACGCGGAATCAATTCCACCTTTGTCCCCAGTGAGCCCCAACAACCGATCAACGGCAACATCATCGACGTGCCGCGGGGCGTGACGCAGATCGGCGAGTTTGACGTGGTCACTATCGATCGCGGCCGGCTTGACGGCTTGGCCGAAGGCAACGTATTGGCGATCTACAAGACTGGCGAGACGGTCCGCGACCGGGTCAATGGCGATCAAGTCAAAATTCCAGACGAGCGCTCTGGGCTACTGATGGTCTTCCGCACCTACGAGCGATTGAGCTACGGCATGGTGCTGCACGCAACCCGATCTCTGGCAGTGCAGGACAAAGTCCGCAATCCGTAA
- the def gene encoding peptide deformylase → MAILNILEFPDSRLRTIAKPVAEVDDGIRQLVDDMFETMYEAPGIGLAATQVNVHKRVVVMDLSEDRSEPRVFINPEIEPLTDEMDQYQEGCLSVPGFYENVDRPQRVKVKALDREGQPYEFIAEGLLAVCIQHECDHLNGKLFVDYLSNLKRDRIKKKLEKLHKQNA, encoded by the coding sequence ATGGCCATTCTAAACATCCTCGAATTTCCCGATTCGCGCCTGCGCACCATCGCCAAGCCGGTGGCTGAAGTGGACGACGGCATTCGCCAGTTGGTCGACGACATGTTTGAAACCATGTACGAAGCGCCTGGCATCGGTCTGGCCGCGACGCAGGTTAACGTACACAAGCGCGTGGTGGTGATGGATCTCTCCGAGGATCGCAGCGAGCCGCGGGTGTTCATCAACCCCGAGATCGAGCCGCTCACCGACGAGATGGACCAGTACCAGGAAGGCTGCCTGTCTGTTCCAGGTTTCTACGAAAACGTGGATCGCCCGCAACGGGTCAAGGTCAAGGCGCTGGACCGTGAGGGCCAGCCCTACGAGTTCATCGCCGAAGGCCTGCTCGCCGTGTGCATCCAGCACGAATGCGATCACCTGAACGGCAAGCTGTTCGTCGATTACCTGTCCAATCTCAAGCGCGACCGGATCAAGAAGAAGCTGGAAAAACTCCACAAGCAAAACGCCTGA
- the fmt gene encoding methionyl-tRNA formyltransferase, with product MTEPLRIVFAGTPEFAAEHLKALLDSPHDVIAVYTQPDRPAGRGQKLMPSPVKQLALQHNIPVMQPPTLRAPEAQAELAALQPDLLVVVAYGLILPQAVLDIPRLGCINSHASLLPRWRGAAPIQRAVQAGDAESGVTVMRMEAGLDTGPMLLKVTTPITADDTGGTLHDRLAELGPPAVIQAIAGLADGTLVGEVQDDSFATYAHKLNKDEARIDWTRPAVELERLVRAFNPWPICHTVLNGEALKVLAAQVAGGEGTPGSIIDASKEGLLVACGSGALRLTRLQLPGGKPLGFADLFNSRREKFAVGTVLGQAVDAQ from the coding sequence ATGACTGAGCCACTGCGCATCGTGTTCGCCGGCACCCCGGAATTCGCCGCCGAGCATTTGAAAGCCCTGCTCGACAGTCCCCACGACGTCATTGCGGTGTACACCCAGCCAGATCGCCCGGCCGGTCGTGGTCAGAAGCTGATGCCGAGCCCGGTCAAGCAGCTTGCCCTCCAGCACAACATTCCTGTCATGCAGCCGCCCACCTTGCGCGCACCCGAAGCCCAGGCCGAGCTGGCTGCGTTGCAACCGGACCTGCTGGTCGTGGTCGCCTATGGCCTGATCCTTCCGCAGGCCGTACTGGATATTCCGCGTCTGGGCTGCATCAACAGCCACGCCTCGTTGCTCCCACGCTGGCGCGGTGCTGCGCCGATTCAGCGCGCGGTGCAGGCCGGCGATGCCGAGAGCGGCGTGACGGTCATGCGTATGGAAGCGGGGCTGGACACCGGCCCGATGCTGCTCAAGGTGACGACCCCGATCACGGCCGACGACACCGGCGGTACGCTGCACGACCGTCTTGCCGAGCTCGGCCCACCTGCGGTGATTCAAGCCATTGCAGGGCTGGCGGACGGCACGCTGGTTGGCGAAGTGCAGGACGACAGTTTCGCCACCTATGCGCACAAACTGAACAAAGACGAAGCACGCATCGACTGGACCCGTCCGGCGGTTGAGCTGGAAAGGTTGGTACGCGCCTTCAACCCTTGGCCGATCTGCCACACCGTGCTCAATGGCGAAGCGCTGAAAGTGCTGGCCGCGCAGGTCGCCGGCGGGGAGGGCACGCCCGGCAGCATCATTGACGCCAGTAAAGAAGGTCTGCTGGTCGCGTGCGGGAGTGGCGCACTGCGTCTGACCCGTCTGCAACTGCCAGGCGGCAAACCTCTGGGCTTCGCTGACCTGTTCAACAGCCGCCGCGAGAAATTCGCCGTCGGCACCGTTCTCGGCCAAGCGGTGGATGCGCAATGA
- the rsmB gene encoding 16S rRNA (cytosine(967)-C(5))-methyltransferase RsmB, with the protein MNPRLAAAKALAAVLGGKASLNSSLPTQLDKVEDRDRGLTQDLAFGTARWEPRLSALAAKLLQKPFKAADNDVQALLLVGLYQLFYSRIPAHAAIGETVGCAEKLKKPWAKALLNAVLRRAQREGEALLTELEHDPVVRTAHPRWLQKALKAAWPEHWEAICAANNAHPPMILRVNRRHKTREQYLQLLLDAGTAATPCTFSQDGIVLTEPGDVRSLPGFAEGWISVQDEAAQLAADLLELAPGQRVLDACCAPGGKTCHLLEVQPGLAGVVAVDLEAKRMVRVKENLDRLGLSAELIAADARATDQWWDGKPFQRILLDAPCSATGVIRRHPDIKLTRQADDIPALAALQGELLDALWPTLQVGGILLYATCSTLPAENTEVIDAFLSRTPGARELDIAGQQGNPPPGLKQPHGRQLLAQEGGHDGFYYAKLIKIAAA; encoded by the coding sequence ATGAACCCGCGTCTGGCCGCCGCCAAGGCCCTGGCTGCCGTGTTGGGCGGCAAGGCATCGCTGAACAGCTCTTTGCCCACACAACTGGACAAGGTTGAAGACCGCGACCGCGGGCTGACCCAGGACCTGGCATTTGGCACCGCGCGCTGGGAGCCGAGGCTCTCTGCGCTTGCGGCCAAGCTGCTGCAGAAACCATTCAAAGCCGCTGATAACGACGTGCAGGCTTTATTGCTGGTGGGTCTGTATCAGCTGTTCTATTCGCGCATCCCCGCCCATGCTGCTATCGGCGAAACCGTAGGCTGTGCCGAGAAGCTGAAAAAGCCGTGGGCGAAAGCGTTGCTCAATGCCGTGCTGCGTCGCGCCCAACGGGAGGGCGAGGCATTGCTGACGGAGCTGGAACATGATCCAGTGGTGCGCACGGCTCATCCACGCTGGCTGCAAAAAGCGTTGAAGGCCGCCTGGCCTGAGCATTGGGAAGCGATCTGTGCAGCAAACAATGCCCACCCGCCGATGATTTTGCGGGTCAACCGCCGGCACAAAACCCGCGAGCAGTACCTTCAGCTGTTGCTGGACGCAGGCACCGCCGCGACGCCTTGCACGTTCAGCCAGGACGGGATTGTGCTGACCGAACCGGGCGATGTTCGTTCGCTACCGGGTTTCGCTGAGGGCTGGATCAGCGTTCAGGATGAGGCCGCGCAACTGGCCGCCGACTTGCTGGAGCTGGCGCCGGGTCAACGTGTGCTGGACGCCTGTTGCGCACCGGGTGGCAAGACCTGCCATCTGCTGGAAGTACAACCGGGCCTGGCAGGCGTGGTCGCAGTGGATCTTGAGGCCAAGCGCATGGTGCGGGTCAAAGAGAACCTCGATCGCCTGGGCCTGAGTGCCGAGCTCATCGCCGCCGATGCCCGCGCCACCGATCAATGGTGGGACGGCAAACCGTTCCAGCGCATTCTGCTCGACGCGCCTTGCTCGGCGACTGGCGTGATCCGCCGCCACCCCGACATCAAGCTGACCCGTCAGGCGGATGACATTCCCGCCCTCGCCGCGCTGCAGGGCGAATTGCTCGACGCACTGTGGCCGACGCTGCAGGTGGGCGGGATTTTGCTGTATGCCACGTGCTCAACGCTGCCGGCTGAAAACACCGAAGTCATTGATGCATTCCTGTCGCGTACACCTGGCGCAAGGGAGCTGGACATTGCCGGTCAGCAAGGCAATCCGCCTCCTGGCTTGAAGCAGCCCCACGGCCGTCAGTTGCTGGCGCAGGAAGGCGGGCATGACGGGTTTTACTACGCCAAACTGATCAAGATCGCAGCGGCGTGA
- the trkA gene encoding Trk system potassium transporter TrkA produces the protein MKIIILGAGQVGGTLAEHLASEANDITVVDTDQDRLRALGDRLDIRTVHGRGSFPTVLRQAGADDADMLVAVTSSDETNMVACQVAYTLFQTPTKIARVRESAYLTRSGLFANGAIPVDVLISPEQVVTHYIKRLIEYPSALQVIDFAGGKVQMVAVKAYYGGPLVGQQLRQLRTHMPNVETRVAAIFRRDRPIIPQGDTVIEADDEVFFIAAKADIRAVMGEMRRLDVSYKRIVIAGGGQIGERLAEAIENRYQVKIIEMNPARCRHLSDTLNNTVILQGSSSDRDLLVEENIDNADLFLALTNDDEANIMSSLLAKRLGAKKVMTIINNPAYVDLVQGGEIDVAVSPQLATIGTLLAHVRRGDIVSVHSLRRGAAEAIEIVAHGDAKSSKVIGKAIMHINLPPGTTIGAITRADQVIIAHDSTVIESGDHVVMFLVDKKYIRDVERLFQVGLSFF, from the coding sequence TTGAAGATCATCATTCTCGGCGCAGGGCAGGTCGGCGGTACGCTGGCCGAGCATCTGGCCAGCGAAGCCAATGACATCACCGTCGTGGACACCGATCAGGATCGTCTGCGAGCGTTGGGTGATCGCCTCGATATCCGCACCGTTCACGGTCGCGGCTCATTTCCTACCGTGCTGCGTCAGGCCGGCGCCGACGACGCCGACATGCTGGTGGCCGTCACCAGCAGCGACGAGACCAACATGGTCGCCTGCCAGGTCGCGTACACACTGTTCCAGACCCCGACCAAGATTGCCCGGGTTCGCGAGTCGGCGTACCTGACCCGCTCAGGCCTGTTCGCCAACGGCGCCATTCCCGTGGACGTGCTGATCAGCCCTGAGCAAGTGGTCACCCATTACATCAAGCGGCTCATCGAATACCCCAGCGCGCTGCAAGTCATCGACTTCGCCGGCGGCAAGGTGCAGATGGTGGCGGTCAAGGCGTACTATGGCGGCCCTCTGGTGGGGCAGCAACTGCGTCAACTGCGCACGCACATGCCCAATGTCGAGACTCGCGTCGCGGCTATTTTCCGTCGCGACCGTCCGATCATTCCTCAGGGCGATACGGTTATCGAGGCTGACGACGAGGTCTTTTTCATCGCTGCCAAAGCGGATATTCGCGCCGTCATGGGCGAGATGCGTCGTCTGGATGTGAGCTACAAGCGCATCGTGATTGCCGGCGGCGGGCAGATCGGCGAGCGGCTGGCGGAGGCCATCGAGAACCGCTATCAGGTCAAGATCATCGAGATGAACCCGGCACGATGCCGCCACCTGTCAGACACGCTCAACAACACGGTGATCCTGCAAGGCAGCTCTTCGGATCGCGACCTGCTTGTGGAAGAGAACATCGACAATGCCGACCTGTTTCTCGCGCTGACCAACGACGACGAGGCAAACATCATGTCGTCGTTACTGGCCAAACGTCTCGGCGCGAAGAAGGTGATGACGATCATCAACAATCCGGCCTATGTCGACCTGGTGCAAGGGGGAGAGATAGATGTCGCGGTCAGTCCTCAGCTCGCCACCATCGGTACGTTGCTGGCGCATGTGCGGCGCGGCGATATCGTCAGTGTGCATTCGTTGCGTCGGGGCGCGGCAGAAGCCATCGAGATCGTCGCCCATGGCGATGCCAAATCCAGCAAGGTGATTGGCAAAGCCATCATGCACATCAACCTGCCGCCCGGCACGACCATCGGCGCCATCACCCGCGCCGATCAGGTAATCATCGCCCATGACAGCACCGTGATCGAATCGGGCGATCACGTGGTCATGTTCCTTGTGGATAAAAAGTACATTCGCGACGTGGAACGACTGTTTCAGGTGGGCCTGAGCTTTTTCTGA
- a CDS encoding lysophospholipid acyltransferase produces MDKFKGALMVGALRLFALLPWRAVQWVGTCIGWLMWKLPNRSRDVARINLSKCFPELSPEELEALVGRSLMDIGKTLTESACAWIWPAQKSINLVREVEGLQVLKDALASGKGVVGITSHLGNWEVLNHFYCSQCKPIIFYRPPKLKAVDDLLRKQRVQLGNRVAASTKEGILSVIKEVRKGGSVGIPADPEPAESAGIFVPFCGTMALTSKFVPNMLAGGKAVGVFLHAMRLEDGSGYKVVLEAAPDDMYSTDTATSAAAMSKVVEKYVRAYPSQYMWTMKRFKKRPEGEKRWY; encoded by the coding sequence GTGGATAAGTTCAAAGGCGCCTTGATGGTTGGGGCACTGCGCCTGTTTGCTTTGTTGCCGTGGCGCGCAGTGCAATGGGTCGGCACCTGCATTGGCTGGCTGATGTGGAAGTTGCCTAACCGGTCTCGCGACGTCGCGCGGATCAACCTGTCCAAGTGCTTCCCCGAACTGAGCCCTGAAGAACTCGAAGCGCTGGTCGGCCGCAGCCTGATGGACATCGGCAAGACCCTCACCGAAAGCGCCTGCGCGTGGATCTGGCCGGCGCAGAAGTCGATCAATCTGGTTCGCGAAGTCGAAGGGCTGCAGGTGTTGAAAGATGCCCTTGCGTCGGGCAAGGGCGTAGTCGGAATCACCAGCCATCTCGGCAACTGGGAAGTGCTCAACCACTTCTATTGCAGCCAGTGCAAACCGATCATTTTCTACCGGCCACCCAAGCTCAAGGCCGTAGACGACCTGCTGCGCAAGCAGCGCGTGCAGTTGGGCAACCGCGTCGCAGCGTCCACCAAGGAAGGCATTCTCAGCGTCATCAAGGAAGTGCGCAAAGGCGGCTCGGTCGGTATTCCGGCGGATCCGGAACCTGCCGAGTCAGCAGGTATATTTGTACCGTTCTGCGGGACAATGGCGCTGACCAGCAAGTTCGTGCCGAACATGCTGGCGGGCGGCAAAGCTGTTGGCGTATTTCTACACGCGATGCGTCTGGAGGATGGTTCTGGCTACAAGGTCGTACTTGAAGCGGCGCCGGACGACATGTACAGCACCGACACCGCGACGTCGGCAGCTGCCATGAGCAAGGTGGTTGAAAAATACGTGCGGGCCTATCCAAGCCAGTACATGTGGACCATGAAGCGGTTCAAGAAACGCCCCGAGGGTGAGAAGCGCTGGTATTAA
- a CDS encoding DNA-3-methyladenine glycosylase I, which produces MPRCFWCNEDPLYMDYHDQEWGVPLRDAQMLFEFLLLEGFQAGLSWITILKKRERYREVMFGFDVQRIAAMTDAEIEALMLEPGIVRNRLKLNAARKNALAWLRLEDPVAFVWSFVGGEPKINHFKDRSEVPAITPEAEAMSKALKKAGFTFVGPTICYAYMQATGMVMDHTIDCDRYAELVGDVDNRLP; this is translated from the coding sequence ATGCCACGCTGCTTTTGGTGCAACGAAGATCCGCTTTACATGGACTACCACGATCAAGAGTGGGGTGTGCCGTTGCGCGATGCGCAGATGCTGTTCGAGTTCCTGTTGCTCGAAGGGTTCCAGGCTGGTCTGTCGTGGATCACCATCCTGAAAAAGCGTGAGCGCTACCGTGAAGTGATGTTCGGCTTCGACGTCCAGCGCATCGCGGCGATGACCGATGCTGAAATCGAAGCGCTGATGCTGGAGCCCGGCATTGTGCGCAACCGCCTCAAACTCAACGCTGCCCGCAAGAATGCTCTGGCCTGGTTGCGGCTTGAGGATCCGGTCGCGTTTGTCTGGTCCTTCGTGGGCGGAGAGCCGAAGATCAATCACTTCAAGGACCGCAGCGAAGTCCCGGCCATTACCCCCGAGGCCGAAGCGATGAGCAAAGCGCTGAAGAAAGCCGGCTTCACCTTCGTCGGTCCGACCATCTGCTACGCCTATATGCAGGCCACCGGCATGGTGATGGACCATACGATTGATTGCGATCGATACGCCGAGCTGGTGGGTGATGTGGATAATCGGCTCCCATGA
- the glyQ gene encoding glycine--tRNA ligase subunit alpha — MSQPTPAVRTFQDLILALQQYWAEQGCVVLQPYDMEVGAGTFHTATFLRAIGPETWNAAYVQPSRRPTDGRYGENPNRLQHYYQFQVVLKPNPDNFQELYLGSLKHVGLDPLVHDVRFVEDNWESPTLGAWGLGWEIWLNGMEVSQFTYFQQVGGIECYPVTGEITYGLERLAMYLQGVESVYDLVWTDGPFGKVTYGDVFHQNEVEQSTYNFEHANVDKLFELFDFYESEAVRLIEVELPLPSYEMVLKASHTFNLLDARRAISVTARQQYILRVRTLARSVAQAYLMARAKLGFPMAAPDIRDEVLAKLEAAQ; from the coding sequence GTGAGCCAGCCTACGCCAGCCGTGCGTACCTTCCAAGACTTGATCCTCGCCCTCCAGCAATACTGGGCTGAGCAAGGTTGTGTGGTACTTCAGCCCTACGATATGGAAGTGGGCGCCGGCACTTTCCACACCGCTACGTTTCTGCGTGCCATCGGCCCGGAAACCTGGAACGCCGCCTACGTACAACCGAGCCGTCGTCCTACCGATGGCCGTTATGGCGAGAACCCGAATCGCCTGCAGCACTACTATCAATTCCAGGTCGTTCTCAAGCCTAACCCGGACAATTTCCAGGAGCTGTACCTTGGCTCGCTGAAGCATGTGGGTCTTGATCCACTCGTGCACGACGTCCGCTTTGTCGAAGACAACTGGGAATCCCCAACCCTCGGCGCCTGGGGCCTGGGTTGGGAGATCTGGCTGAACGGCATGGAAGTGTCGCAATTCACGTACTTCCAACAAGTCGGCGGTATCGAGTGCTACCCGGTCACCGGCGAAATCACCTACGGCCTCGAACGTCTGGCGATGTACCTGCAAGGCGTCGAGTCGGTCTACGACCTGGTCTGGACTGACGGCCCGTTCGGCAAAGTCACCTACGGCGACGTGTTCCATCAGAACGAAGTGGAGCAGTCGACTTACAACTTCGAGCACGCCAACGTCGACAAACTGTTCGAGCTGTTCGATTTCTATGAGAGCGAAGCCGTGCGCCTGATCGAAGTCGAGCTGCCATTGCCGAGCTACGAAATGGTCCTCAAGGCCTCTCACACCTTTAACTTGCTGGATGCACGCCGCGCGATTTCGGTGACGGCGCGTCAGCAGTACATTCTGCGCGTCCGCACCCTGGCTCGCTCCGTGGCCCAGGCGTACCTGATGGCCCGGGCCAAGCTTGGCTTCCCGATGGCCGCGCCCGATATCCGCGATGAAGTGTTGGCCAAGCTGGAGGCTGCGCAATGA